GCTGCGTTTCTTGAGGGCATGGCGGCCGAGATTGCCGGCATTTCGCTCAGGGCGGACAGGTGTGGCGATTACGCCCGGTGACAAGAAAAGCCCGAGGGCGATAGCACCTTATCTCATGCCGGGCGTGCGGCCAACTCCCCCAGGGTGGGTACCTACCAAGGGTAATGTACAGCATGAATAAGCAGTGTCATTACTAATTGGGCAGGTAGCTGGCGTGTACAGCTGAGTCATCCAGGCATTCGCCTTGGGCAAAATGTAAAAGGCATGCCGACAAGTCAGTGCGGCAGTTTATGCTTTTGTCGTTTTGTGCTTGCGGCATTACTGCGCCTTTGCTGACAGGGCTTAAGCCACAAAGCCAAACCTGCTTGTCCTGCGTTATTTGAGGGTTGTTCTTTGCGCCTGTTGCGAGAACACTGGCTGTAAGCCGGGCGCTCGGGAGTTGCCGCATTTATCTCCTCCAATTGCTATAACCATCTGCTTAGGGAGTGCTTTCATGTCTTATTCATGCAGAATCAAACTGGCGGCTTTGTGCCTCGTATTCGGCGCTGTTCAGGCGCTCGCCAGTGAGCCAACTATTAATATCTATAACTGGTCGGATAATATTGGCACCGGCACGGTGGCTGGTTTTGAAAAAGCAAGTGGAATAAAGATAAAGTACGATGTCTATGACGGCGACGATACCTTGATCGCCAAGCTGCTGACCGGTCGTACCGGCTATGATGTGGTTTATCCTTCTACTCAGTATTTTAATAAGGAGGTGGAGGCCGGGATTTTTCAGAAGATTGACCAAAAGGCGATTCCCAACCTTGCTAAGATTGATAAGCAAGTGGCTGCGCTTACTGCCGGTACGGAGAGTGCCAGCAAGTATGCCGTTCCCTATACGTGGGGGACCGACGGGTTCGGTTTCAACCTGACAGCAGTAAAGGCTGCACTGGGGGCCAATGTGCCGCTTGATAGTTGGGATATTTTGTTCAAGCCGGAATATATCTCGAAGCTTTCCAAATGTGGTGTGTCTATCCTGGACTCCCCGTCCGATGTGCTGCCATTGGCACTGTTTTATCTGCACAAGGACCCGAACAGCAAGAACCCGGCAGATTGGCAGGCGGCGTATCAATTGTTTAAAACAATCCGGCCATATATTACCCAGTTCAACTCGTCAGGCTATATTAATGATCTGGCAAATAATGATATTTGTATGGCTGTTGCTTGGTCGGGAGATGTGGGGATGGCCGGGCGGCGTGCTCGCGAAGCAGGAAAACCCTACAAGATTGCTTATGTACTGCCGAAGGAAGGGGCGCCAATCTGGTCCGAGATGATGGCGATTCCCAAAGATGCCGCCCATGCTGCAGATGCCATGAAATGGCTGAATTACATCATGGACCCAAAGGTGAGCGCTGACATAACCAGAACCATCTATTACCCGCTTGCCAACGCGGAAGCGAAGCAGTTTCTGCCGGCTGACATTCTCAATGATCCTGCTGTTTATCCTGGCGCAGCAATGATGCAGAAGCTTTGGGCATTCAAAACGCTGCCAACTGAAATCATGCGTTTGCAGACCCGCTTGTGGACGCAGCTTAAAACCGGCCGCTAGGGAGGGGGCGAGGTGCTATTTGTCAATGCTTGGCAATGTAGCGTCTCTTCTCATGTGTTTCAGGTGTGTGATATCAGGATTTGCCGGGCCGCTCGCCGCTCCTGCAAAAGAAAAAGCCCGCCAAATAATATTGGCGGGCTGTGCGGGAGGTCTTAATGTCTTAGAACAAGCGCGAGATATCTCTTGCTTCCCAGTGCGGGAAGTATTTGCGTACCAGCGCGTTCAGCTCCACTTCAAAAGCCTTGAAGCGTGCCAGTTCGTCGTGCTCGTTGGGGCCGGCCACGCTGGCGGCGCTGCGGATCATGCCGGCGCCGGAGGTGGCGTTGCTCAGGCGGTCGATCACGATCAGGCTGCCGGTAGCGCGGCTGTCGCGGTAGGGGTCGAACACTACCGGGGAATTGAAGTTGATGCGCACCAGGCCGATTTCGTTCAGCTGCAGTTTTTCGGCTTCGAAGGCGTCCAGGGTGTTCACATCCACGCGGTGCACGATGCGCTCCACGCGACCGGTAACGCTCTTGCCGGCGAGCTTGAACAGGTATTCCTTGCCCACTGCCAGCGGTGCTTCATCCATCCATACCAGGTGCGCTTCCACGCCCTGGCTCACCTGCGGCTGCGGCTCGTCGGCGCGCACGATGGTGTCGCCGCGCGAGATGTCGATCTCGTCGCTCAGCGTCAGGGTGATGGCCTGGCCGGTATGTGCGGCAGCCAGTTCGCCTTCGTACACCACGATGGCTTCGACGGTGCTTTCCTTGCCGGACGGCAGTGCACGCACGCGGTCGCCGGGGCGGATTTCGCCGGCGGCCACGGTGCCGCAGAAGCCGCGGAAGTCCAGGTTCGGGCGGTTCACGTATTGCACCGGCAGGCGGAAGGCCGGCAGCTTCACGTCGTGGTCGATCTCCACGCTTTCCAGGATGTCCATCAGCGTCTGGCCGTCGTACCACGGTGCGCTGTCGGTACGGTTCACCACGTTGTCGCCGCGCAGTGCGGAGATCGGCACGAAGCGGATGTCCGGGATGTCCAGGTTGGCCGCAAACGCGGTGTACTCGGCGCGGATGCGGTCGAATACCGCCTGGTCGAAGTCCACCAGGTCCATCTTGTTGATGGCCACTACCACGTGCTTGATGCCCAGCAGGCTCACGATGTAGCTGTGGCGGCGGGTCTGGGTCTGCACGCCGTAGCGGGCGTCGATCAGGATCACCGCGAGGTTGCAGGTGGAGGCGCCGGTGGCCATGTTGCGGGTGTACTGCTCGTGGCCCGGGCAGTCGGCGATGATGAACTTGCGGCGATCGGTGCTGAAGTAGCGGTAGGCCACGTCGATGGTGATGCCTTGCTCGCGCTCGGCTTGCAGGCCGTCCACCAGCAGCGCCAGGTCGATTTCCTGGTCGGTGGTGTTGTACTTCTTGGAATCGCGCTGGATGGCGGCCAGCTGGTCTTCGAAGATCAGCTTGGAGTCATGCAGCAGGCGGCCGATCAGCGTGGATTTGCCGTCGTCGACGTTGCCGCAGGTGATGAAGCGCAGCAGGTCCTTGTTTTCGTGCTGTTTCAGGTAGGCCAGGATATCGCTGGCGATCAGGTCGGATTGGTGTGCCATGAGCTAGAGCCTTGCATCAGCAAGGTTGGCCGCATGCGGCCAACCTCTGGAATGTAGTGTGCCTTATAAGGAAACGGCGGCTTAGAAGTAGCCTTCCATCTTCTTCTTCTCCATCGAGCCGGAGGAGTCGTGGTCGATCACGCGGCCCTGGCGTTCGGAGGTCTTGGTCAGCAGCATTTCCTGGATGATCTCCGGCAGCGTGGTGGCGGAGGATTCCACCGCGCCGGTCAGCGGGTAACAGCCCAGGGTGCGGAAGCGCACGCGCTTGGTCTGGATCTTCGCTTTCTCTTCCTCGCTCAGGTACTGCAGGATGCGGTCGTCGTCGATCATGATCAGCGTGCCGTCACGCTCGATCACCGGGCGTTCGTCGGCAAAGTACAGCGGCACGATCTCGATGTTTTCCAGGAAGATGTACTGCCAGATGTCCAGCTCGGTCCAGTTGGACAGCGGGAACACGCGGATGCTTTCGCCCTTGTTGATGCGGCAGTTGTAGATGTTCCACAGCTCCGGGCGCTGGTTTTTCGGGTCCCAGCGGTGGTTCTTGTCGCGGAAGGAGTACACGCGCTCCTTGGCGCGGGATTTCTCTTCGTCGCGGCGCGCGCCGCCAAAGGCAGCGTCGAACTTGTACTTGTTGAGCGCCTGCTTCAGGCCCTCGGTCTTCATCACGTCGGTGTGTTTGGCACTACCGGCAGTGAACGGGTTGATGCCGGCGTCCACGCCTTCCTGGTTCACGTGCACGATCAGGTCCCAGCCGTGCTCGCGCGCCTGCTTGTCGCGCAGCGCGATCATGTCCTGGAATTTCCAGGTGGTGTCCACGTGCATCAGCGGAAACGGCGGCTTGCCCGGGGCAAAGGCTTTCTGTGCCAGATGCAGCATCACGGCGGAATCCTTGCCGATGGAGTACAGCATCACCGGGTTTTCGAATTCGGCGGCGACTTCGCGGATGATGTGGATGGACTCGGCTTCCAGTTGCTTGAGGTGGGTGAGCCTTTCCTGACTGATTTTCATCGTGGCACTCGTTTCTTGATCAGTTGACTTCGGTACAGGCCGGCAGCGGCCCGCCGGATTGACCGGCAGTGGCAATGTACCGGAGAGCGTTGCTTATGCGAAAGACTGAATATATATATCGTTATGCTATGAAAAAGCACAGCAAAACAGATGGACAGCTATAAGGAAGGCAGGGAGGGCGCGGGGAGGCGGAAAACAAAAAAGCCACCTTGCGGTGGCTTGAGGCTGCGGACATGGTACTTCGCTTGCGCTTTACCTGATCCGGGCAGGCCGCTCCTGCCGGGGTATGGCTTTGGCCGCCTTGTTATTTACAAGGCCCGGCCCTTCCGCTGGGCGAAAGGTCCGGACCAAAACGAAAAGACCACCTTGCGGTGGTCTTTTCGTCGAATCCTGGCGTCCCCACGGGGATTCGAACCCCGGTTATCGCCGTGAAAGGGCGGTGTCCTAGGCCTCTAGACGATGGGGACAGCTGGCGCACCCGGAGCGATTCGAACGCCCGACCCTCTGGTTCGTAGCCAGATACTCTATCCAACTGAGCTACGGGTGCGTATTGGCGTCCCCACGGGGATTCGAACCCCGGTTATCGCCGTGAAAGGGCGGTGTCCTAGGCCTCTAGACGATGGGGACAGCTGGCGCACCCGGAGCGATTCGAACGCCCGACCCTCTGGTTCGTAGCCAGATACTCTATCCAACTGAGCTACGGGTGCGCTGTTTCTCGTTTGTCGTTGACCTGCGAGAGACGCGAACTATACGGATCGCCACGTTTAGCGTCAAGAGTTTTTATGAAAAAAATGTGAAGA
This Vogesella sp. LIG4 DNA region includes the following protein-coding sequences:
- a CDS encoding polyamine ABC transporter substrate-binding protein, with the protein product MSYSCRIKLAALCLVFGAVQALASEPTINIYNWSDNIGTGTVAGFEKASGIKIKYDVYDGDDTLIAKLLTGRTGYDVVYPSTQYFNKEVEAGIFQKIDQKAIPNLAKIDKQVAALTAGTESASKYAVPYTWGTDGFGFNLTAVKAALGANVPLDSWDILFKPEYISKLSKCGVSILDSPSDVLPLALFYLHKDPNSKNPADWQAAYQLFKTIRPYITQFNSSGYINDLANNDICMAVAWSGDVGMAGRRAREAGKPYKIAYVLPKEGAPIWSEMMAIPKDAAHAADAMKWLNYIMDPKVSADITRTIYYPLANAEAKQFLPADILNDPAVYPGAAMMQKLWAFKTLPTEIMRLQTRLWTQLKTGR
- the cysN gene encoding sulfate adenylyltransferase subunit CysN, translating into MAHQSDLIASDILAYLKQHENKDLLRFITCGNVDDGKSTLIGRLLHDSKLIFEDQLAAIQRDSKKYNTTDQEIDLALLVDGLQAEREQGITIDVAYRYFSTDRRKFIIADCPGHEQYTRNMATGASTCNLAVILIDARYGVQTQTRRHSYIVSLLGIKHVVVAINKMDLVDFDQAVFDRIRAEYTAFAANLDIPDIRFVPISALRGDNVVNRTDSAPWYDGQTLMDILESVEIDHDVKLPAFRLPVQYVNRPNLDFRGFCGTVAAGEIRPGDRVRALPSGKESTVEAIVVYEGELAAAHTGQAITLTLSDEIDISRGDTIVRADEPQPQVSQGVEAHLVWMDEAPLAVGKEYLFKLAGKSVTGRVERIVHRVDVNTLDAFEAEKLQLNEIGLVRINFNSPVVFDPYRDSRATGSLIVIDRLSNATSGAGMIRSAASVAGPNEHDELARFKAFEVELNALVRKYFPHWEARDISRLF
- the cysD gene encoding sulfate adenylyltransferase subunit CysD, producing the protein MKISQERLTHLKQLEAESIHIIREVAAEFENPVMLYSIGKDSAVMLHLAQKAFAPGKPPFPLMHVDTTWKFQDMIALRDKQAREHGWDLIVHVNQEGVDAGINPFTAGSAKHTDVMKTEGLKQALNKYKFDAAFGGARRDEEKSRAKERVYSFRDKNHRWDPKNQRPELWNIYNCRINKGESIRVFPLSNWTELDIWQYIFLENIEIVPLYFADERPVIERDGTLIMIDDDRILQYLSEEEKAKIQTKRVRFRTLGCYPLTGAVESSATTLPEIIQEMLLTKTSERQGRVIDHDSSGSMEKKKMEGYF